A region from the Engraulis encrasicolus isolate BLACKSEA-1 chromosome 18, IST_EnEncr_1.0, whole genome shotgun sequence genome encodes:
- the LOC134468483 gene encoding uncharacterized protein LOC134468483 has product MDFQGLKDDLQADFEEMKNMIRQLLRETQALNRAACTSACHQMHPPLASPLPDGIPIMPCSAPLFRHTQDVLPPIGSAPKNQQQPQQPQQSGGLGTACSSSSMTSVIQDYPPLLNPCGLPKPVALRPIVRRDLTELDHAHPLEPLPPRSSHVVKSDGSNSTTSMVPAPPAVAQAMMGDGARQPKNIKARRYVNSVCGASQDNSCQSNAQYSTQSLETSEENTALSCYVSVSDCSGNSTSLSLVDFRTPSDQQGPSSFRTPIPPMPSSRLPQPSQAAKPQSRSRQSCSRLPRLKSSLHSVITAVEDLPEPVRVKSAAWRKEEVRESESVTNRKRAGEMKQAREIQQVMELPELRQLQSLSNPGRTLWQAFQFMSDKDWEKKVDGLLYIRCLSQNHAEVLLPRLHELCVAIIQEVTNRRSIVARAAMVTLAHLFADLGREMDLEAEATAQVLLKKVGDASAFIRHDAELALTHMVLNVTPSRSMTALLNTGLRHRNWAVRASAAQHLSKVAEIMGTSRILSGKKELTGCFIQAISCLALDPAQEVRTNARNTLTFLATNPNFIEMVDKFIPMKNKVAIKDIINKHQRK; this is encoded by the exons ATGGATTTCCAAGGCCTTAAAGATGATCTTCAGGCCGATTTTGAGGAGATGAAAAATATGATAAGGCAGCTTCTCAGAGAAACCCAAGCATTGAATAGGGCTGCCTGCACCTCAGCATGT CATCAGATGCATCCTCCTCTGGCCTCGCCCCTGCCAGACGGCATTCCCATAATGCCCTGCAGTGCCCCGCTTTTTCGCCACACGCAGGATGTGCTGCCCCCTATTGGCTCTGCACCCAAAaatcagcagcagccacagcagccgcAGCAGTCTGGGGGCCTCGGAACTGCTTGCAGTTCCTCATCTATGACATCAGTCATCCAGGACTACCCACCTCTGCTGAATCCCTGTGGACTCCCCAAACCAGTTGCCCTGCGTCCAATTGTGAGGAGGGACTTGACAGAGCTTGACCACGCCCATCCTCTGGAGCCACTCCCACCGAGAAGCTCCCACGTGGTCAAGAGCGACGGCAGCAACAGCACCACCTCCATGGTGCCCGCTCCACCTGCTGTTGCCCAGGCGATGATGGGCGATGGTGCCAGGCAGCCAAAGAACATCAAAGCCAGGCGCTATGTCAACAGTGTGTGTGGTGCCAGTCAAGACAACAGCTGCCAGTCTAACGCTCAATACAGCACCCAGTCTTTGGAGACATCTGAGGAGAACACTGCCCTCAGCTGCTACGTCAGTGTCTCTGACTGCTCAGGCAACAGCACCAGCCTCAGCCTGGTGGACTTTAGGACCCCGTCTGATCAGCAAGGCCCGTCCTCCTTCAGGACCCCCATTCCCCCAATGCCCTCCTCTAGGCTCCCTCAGCCCTCGCAGGCAGCCAAACCCCAATCAAGGAGCAGACAGAGTTGCAGCAGATTGCCCCGCTTGAAGTCATCGTTACACAGTGTGATCACTGCAGTTGAAG ACCTCCCAGAGCCAGTGCGTGTCAAGTCGGCTGCATGGAGGAAGGAGGaagtgagggagagtgagagtgtgacgaacaggaagagagcgggagagatgaAGCAGGCGAGGGAGATACAGCAGGTCATGGAGCTGCCAGAGCTGCGGCAGCTGCAATCTTTGTCCAACCCAGGCCGGACCCTCTGGCAGGCCTTCCAGTTTATGAGTGACAAGGACTG GGAGAAGAAGGTGGATGGGCTGCTCTACATCCGATGCCTCTCTCAGAACCACGCCGAGGTGCTGCTGCCCAGGCTTCACGAGCTGTGTGTAGCCATCATCCAAGAG GTGACGAACCGGCGTTCGATCGTGGCCCGCGCTGCCATGGTGACGTTGGCACATCTGTTTGCCGACCTGGGCCGGGAGATGGACTTAGAGGCAGAGGCTACAGCCCAGGTGCTCCTGAAGAAGGTGGGAGATGCCAGTGCCTTCATCAGGCACGACGCAGAGCTGGCACTGACCCACATGGTGCTCAACGTCACCCCTTCGCGCAGCATGACCGCACTCCTCAACACGGGCCTCAG gCACCGTAATTGGGCTGTGAGGGCGAGCGCGGCCCAGCACCTGAGCAAGGTGGCCGAGATCATGGGCACGTCCCGTATCCTGAGCGGCAAGAAGGAGCTGACTGGCTGCTTCATCCAGGCCATCAGCTGCCTCGCCCTCGACCCCGCACAGGAAGTCAG GACCAACGCCCGTAACACCCTCACCTTCCTCGCCACAAACCCTAACTTCATTGAGATGGTGGACAAATTCATTCCGATGAAAAACAAAGTCGCCATCAAAGACATCATCAACAAACACCAGCGCAAATAA